GACCGGGCGGTCTTCGTCCGTATCACCACGCGGCCCGGCGGCGATGCCGACGTGGCCCGCTCGACGATCGACGGCGTCCTGTCGCTCCTCGAGAACCACCCCGAGCTCAACGAGTTCAAGCACACCACGATCGAACGCTGACCGCCGGCGTCGCCGCCCGGGCGTGGACAGCGGGCACCGCGGGTGGAACCGGGGTCAGACCCCACCGGCGGCGGCCATGGCGCCCAGCAGGGCGCGCGACCGTTCCACCTCGTCGGGCGCGCCGTACACCGCGCCGGAGAACTCCGTGGCGCCGGCCTCGGCCAAGCGGCGGATCTGCGCGGCGACCTCGTCCTCGTCCCCCACGACGGCGACGTCCGCCGGGCCCTGCACCCCCTCGCGGTCGAGCATCGCCCGGTAGGACGGCAGCTGGCCGTACATCGCGAAGATCCGGCCTGCCCGCTCGCGAGCGGCGTCGGCGTCGGCGGTCACGCACACCGGCAAGGTGACGACCACCTGGGGCGCGGGGCGGCCGGCGTCACCGGCGGCGGCCGTGATGGCGGGCACGATGTGGTTCCCGATGGTGTCGGGGCCCACCATCCACGTCACGGTCCCGTCGGCGAGCGTCCCGGCGATGCGCAGCATCGTCGGCCCCAGGGCCGCCACGACCACCGCCGGCGGCGGTGTGGGCACGACGTCGAGGGGACCGAAGCTGTTCGTGCGGACCATCTCCCCCTCGAACGACACCTGCCGGCCCTCGAGCAGGGGGACGAGCACCGACAGGTACTCCTGCATGTACCGGGCGGGGCGCTCGAAGGAATAGCCCCACGCCCCCTCCACGACGACCTGGTGCGAGAGGCCGATGCCCAGCGTCAGCCGGCCCCCGCCGGCGGCCTGCACGGTGAGGGCCTGCTCGGCCAGCATCATGGGGTGGCGCGGGTGGACGGGGACCACCGCCGTGCCCAGGCCCACCTCCGGCACCTCGCGGCCCACCACGGCCAGGACGGTGAGGGTGTCCCAGCCGAAGATCTGCGAGGCCCACAGCGACGACGCGCCGGTCGCCGCCAGGGTGCGGGCCCGCTCGACCACCTCGTCGATCGTCCCGCCCGTCTCGAGGCCCAACCCGATCTTCATCCCGACATCCCCCGTCGTCGCGCCGGCGACCCTTCGTCGCACCCGCCCATGGTGGCAGTACCGTTCTCCTCGTGCCTCTTCGGGGTGACGAGTACGACGCCCGGTTCGCCCGGTTGGCGGCCGAGGGCCATTACCTCCACGGCGAAGCCGACTTCGTCGCCGCGCTGCTCGGCCCGCCGCCGGCCACCGTGCTCGACGCCGGCTGCGGCACGGGCCGGCTGGCCATCGAGCTGGCGAGGCGCGGCTACCGGACCCTCGGCGTCGACGTCGAGGGGGCCATGCTCGACTCGGCACGGGCCAAGGCTCCGGAGCTGGCGTGGGAGCGCGCCGACCTGAGCATCGTCGAGCTCCCCGCCGCCGGGTTCGACGTGGTGGTGGCGGCCGGCAACGTGATGATCTTCCTCGAGCTGGGCACCGAGGCCCCCGTCGTGGCCAACCTCGCCCGCGCCCTCGTGCCCGGCGGGCTGCTGGTGGCGGGATTCCAGGTCGGTCGGCAGCTCACCCTGGAGCGCTACGACTCGCTGGCCGGCGCGGTCGGGCTGGCGCTCCAGGAGCGGTGGGCCACCTGGGAGCGCGCCCCGTACGCCGGCGGCGACTACGCCGTGTCCGTGCACCGTCGGGCGGCCGGGGCATGACCGGGGGCGCCGGGACCGGCGGGCCGGCCGCCATGCACCCCGACGCCGCCCACCTGGCGTTCCTGCTGGGGCGCTGGGCGGGGGAAGGCGACGGCCTGTACCCCACCATCGAGCCGTTCCGGTACGGCGAGGAGATCACGCTGTCGCATGTGGGCAAGCCGTTCCTGGCCTACGCCCAGCGCACCTGGAGCCTCGACGACGGGCGCCCGCTGCACGCCGAGACCGGCTACTTCCGGTGCCCGTCCCCGTCGCTGGTCGAGCTCGTCGCCGCCCATCCCACCGGTGTCGTCGAGGTGAGCGAGGGCACCCGCACCGGCACCTCGATCGACCTGTCCTCCACCGCCGTCGCCCGCACGGGCAGCGCCAAGGAGGTCACCGCCGTGGCCCGCAGGATCGAGGTCCAGGGCGACCGGCTCCGCTACGAGCTCGACATGGCGGCGATGGGGGTCCCGCTCACCCTGCACCTGCGCGCCGTCCTGCGGCGCGTGAGCACACCGTCGCCGTGACGGCCCTCGTCCCTCCGGTTCGGGACCCGGTGACCGCCGGCGGCCCGGGCGGCGTGGCGCACGCAGTGGACCCGCGCCCGGTGAAGGTCGGCCGGGATCAGCCCGGTCCGTGGGCGGGGCAGAATGCGTCGGGCACCGGCGTCCGACGGGCGGGCCGGGGCGACGACGAGGGAGCGGGGGTCCGATGAAGGCGGTTGGGATCGTGATGGGGAGCGCCTCCGACGTGCCCGTGATGGAGGGCGCGGTGGACGTGCTGCGCGAGTTCGGGGTCCCCCTCGAGGTCCGGGTCCTCTCGGCGCACCGCACCCCCGACGACGCCCTGCAGTTCGCGCGCGACGCAGCGGGGCGCGGGTTCGGCGTGATCATCGCCGGCGCAGGCGGCGCCGCCCATCTGGCGGGCGTGCTGGCGGCCGCCACGCCGCTGCCGGTGATCGGCGTGCCGGTCGCCGTCGGCGAGCTCGGCGGGCTCGACGCGCTCCTGGCCATGGTGCAGATGCCCAGCGGCGTCCCCGTGGCCACCGTCGCCGTCAACGGGGCGCGCAACGCCGGGCTCCTGGCCGTGCGGATCCTGGCGCTCGCCGACGACGGACTGGCCGTCGCCCTGGAGCAGGCGCGTGAGGCCATGGCGACCAAGGTGCGGGCCGCCGACGAGGAGGTCCGGGCCCGCTTCGGCAGCGGCACGGGCACCTGACACCGCCGCCCCCCGGGCGGCACGCAGCACCGCCGCCCCCCGGGCGGCACGCAGCAGAGTCAGGACACGAAGCAGCGGGACCGGGAGGCGCCGTGCGGGTCGTGGTATCGGGGTCGTCGGGGTTGATCGGGCGGGCGCTCGTGGAGGCGTTGCGGGACCGCGGCGACGAGGTCACGCCGCTCGTGCGGCGCTCCCCCGCGGCCGGGGAGGCGACGTGGGACCCGCCCACCGGGTCGATCGACGCCGGTGCGCTCGACGGCGCCGACGCCGTGGTGCACCTGGCGGGCGCGGGCATCGGCGACCGCCGGTGGACGCCGGAGCGCCGCCGGGAGATCCTCGCCAGCCGGGTGGAGTCCACGTCGCTGCTGTCCCGCACGCTCGCAGGCCTCGCCCACCCGCCGGCGGTCCTGGTGAGCGCGTCCGCCGTGGGCTACTACGGGGACCGCGGCGCGGAGGAGCTGACCGAGGACAGCACCGCCGGCACCGGGTTCCTGGCCGACGTGTGCCGCGCCTGGGAGGACGCCACGGCCCCCGCCGCCGACGCCGGCCTGCGGGTCGTCCGCCTGCGGTCGGGGGTGGTGCTCAGCCCCCGGGGCGGCGCCCTGGCGCGCCAGCTCCCGCTGTTCCGGCTGGGCGTCGGGGGCCGGTTGGGCACCGGACGTCAGTGGTTGAGCTGGATCTCGCTCCCCGACGAGGTCGGCGCCGTCCTGCACACCCTGGCCGAGCCCTCGCTGCGCGGCCCCGTCAATGCCACGGCCCCCGGGCCCGTGACCAACCGGGACTTCACGGCCGCGTTGGGCCGGGCGCTGCACCGCCCCACGGTCATGGCGGTCCCGGGTGTCGCCCTGCGCATCGCCCTGGGACCGGCACTCGCCGCGGAGATGGTGCTGGCGGGCCAGCGCGTCCTCCCGGCGCGCCTGACGGCCAGCGGGTTCCGGTTCGCGCACGCCCGCCTCGACGAGGCCCTGGCGGCGCTCCTCGCCCCCGGCGCCTGACGTCGACCGGCGCCGGAGCCGGCGCTCGGGCGCGGCCCGGCGCTCCCGCCGGCGCTCGGGCGCGGCCCGGCGCTCCCGCCGACGCTCAGCGGCCGCCCGGGGCGAGGTTCTCGACGGCGGTCGCCAGGTCGTCGCCGCCCGGCAGCACGGCCAGGACCGGGACCGTGACACCGTTGTCGACGTACCGCTGCACGTGGGCGCGGCACTGCTCGGGCGTGCCGTGGACCACCAGGGCGTCCACCACCTCGTCGGGAATGGCCGCCAGTGCCGCCTTGCGGTCGCCGGCGCGCCAGGCCGCCCACATCGCCTCGAGGAGCGGGCCGCGCCCCAGCCACTCGTGGAAGGCGGCGTACACGGCGACGTTGAGATAGGCGGCGATACCGATGCGCCCCACGTAGCGGGCGCGCTCGGGGTCGTCGGTGGGGCAGACGAAGATGCGGGCGACGATCTGCTTGCCCTCCCCCACCTCGGGAACGACCTTCGAGACGTCGTCCGCCGACAGCCAGTTGATGATGGCCCCGTCGGCTTCGCGTCCCGCCAGGCGCAGCATGCCGGGGCGCAGGGCGGCCACGTACACGGGAGGAGGCTGCTCGGGCCGGCGCCCCAGTCGGAAGCCGCGCACCGTGAAGGTCTCGTACTCGGCGTCCACCTTCTCGCCCGTGAGGGCCTGGCGGAGGAACCGCACGGTGTCGCGCACCCGTCGGTAGGGCTCGGTGAACGGGGTGGCGTTCCAGCGCTCCACGATGACGTCCGACGACGATCCGACCCCGAGGGCGAACCGGCCCGGGGCGAGCTCGGCCATGGTGGCCGCCTGCATGGCGAGCAGGCCGGGACCGCGCGTGTACACGGGGACCACCGCCGTGCCGAGTTGCAGGCGCGGGCTGGCGACGGCGGCGAGGGCCAGCGGGGTGAAGCCGTCGCTGCCGTTGGACTCGCCCGTCCACACGTCGGTGTAGCCGAGGGCGTCGAGGCGCTCGTACCAGGCCGGGTGCTCGGCCAGGGGGACGTCGTCGAATGGGACGGTGATGCCGAATCGTTCCACGGGCTGCAGTGTTACACCCCGGCGCGAGCCTGGTGGCGTGCAGTACCAACAGCGACTTCCACTGATCGTCGACACCGGCACGGGGTCGGCGACGACGGACGGCGACTGGCGGCTCGACGAGCCCACCCGCCTCGCCGGCCGCCGCGGCCTGGCGTCGGCCCGGGCCGCGCTCGCCCGGTCCACGAGGGCCGCCCCGAACGAGCACGCCGACGCCGCCTGAGCCGGTCGGGGCCCCGGCCGTGCCGGGGTGTGACGATCGGCGTGGCGTGGGCGCTACCGTCGGTTGCGTGCCATCGCTCGCCGAACGCCTGGGCTACGCCGAGGACACCAGGCTCCTCATCCTGACCTGCGACGACCTGGGCTTCTGCCACGCCGCCAACGTGGGCGTCTACCAGGCGCTGCGCGACGGGCTCGGGACGAGCGCCAGCTTGATGGTCCCCTGCCCGTGGGCCCGGGGTGCCGCCGCCGGATACCGCGGGGAGGACGTCGGCGTCCATCTCACCGTCAACGCCGAGTTCGACCTGTACCGCTGGGGCCCGATCACCCACGCGCCGAGCCTGCTCGACGGCGACGGCGGCTTCCCCCGCACCGTGGAGGACGTCTGGGACCATGCGGACCTCGACGAGGTGCGCCGCGAATGCCGGGCCCAGATCGAGCGAGCCATCCTGTGGGGCTTCGACGTCAGCCACCTCGACGCCCACATGGACACCATGCAGATCAAGTCGGAGTTCTTCGACGCCTACCTCGACCTGGCCGTCGAGTTCCAGCTCCCCCTGCGGCTGTCGGGCCCCGGCACCGAGAGCCTCATCGGCTTCCCGTTCCGCGACCTCGCCGCCGAGGCGGGCGTGGTGTTCCCCGACGACTTCGTCCACGTGTCCGGGGTCGGCAGCCGCCAGGTCCTCCTCGACGCCATACCCCGGTTGGGCCCGGGCGTGACCGAGGCCTACCTGCACCCCGCGGTCGACAGCCCCGAGCTCGAGGCCATGGCCCCGGACTGGGAGGCCCGCGTGGACGACCACCGGCTCCTCGTGCACGACCCCGACCTGGGCGACGCGCTGCGGGACGCGGGGGTGACCGTCATCGGGTACCGGCCGCTGCGCGACCTCATGCGGGCCGGGGCCTGACGTGCCCGGGGGGCCGGCCCCCCGATCAGTACTCGGTGATGGCGGCGATCTCGGTCTGCAGCTTCTTGTACTCGGGCGAGTTGGTGATGGGCAGCAGCGACATGACCTTGGCCATGTTCCCGGTCACCTTGACCTTGCCCTGCATGAACGCCGCGTTGGCGTCGAGCTCGCCCTTCTGGATCTTCACCGCGTCGGCGTGCGCCGTGGTGAGCGTCACCTCGGAGTCGTCGAGGTGGCCGAGCCGGCTCTCGGTGATCTTGCCGTTGTCGAGCACCCAGTAGTACTCGATGTCCCCGTCCGGGGCACCGGTGACCACGTACTGCATCCGGGCGGAGGCACCGGGATGCTCGGGCTGGCCCTCGGCCATCTTGCGCGTCTCGTCGAGCCACTCCTGGGTGAGCCACTTCGACATGTCGTTCCTCCCTGGGTCGTCACTGCCCGCCTGCGGCCCGGCGTGCACCGGCGCGGCGAGGTGCCGGCATGTTACCGATTGGCGAGGTCCCGCACACCGGCGAACAGGTCGTCCTCGACCACCTCGCCCGCCGGGGTGGTCTCGGGGCCGCCGTCGGCCGCCCAGGACCGGACCTCGGCGCCCGCCCCGCCGTCCCCCGGGCCGACCAGGCTCCGGGCGAGGACGTACTCGTCGACGGGATGCACGCTGCGGGCCACCTCCGGCGGCAGGCCGAACCAGAACGGGGAGACCGGGTCCACCTGCGTGGCGTGGGCGAGCAGGGCCTGGCGGCGCACGTCACCGTACGACGAGATGTCGATCGCCGTCGTGTACGGCCGGATCTGGCTCGTGGCCCGCTCGAGCCAGGCGTCGTCGAAGGGCGACTCCAGTCCGAGCTCCAGGAACTTCTCGTGCATGGCCAGCACCCGGGCCGCCGACCACCCCACGTAGTAGAGCTTCAGCGGCTGGAAGGCCTCGCCGGCCTCGGGGTGGGCGGAGGGGTCGCCGGCGGCGTCGAAGGCGGCCACCGAGATCTCGTGCACGCGCAGGTGGTCAGGGTGGGGGTAGCCCTGCTGGTCGTCCCCGTAGGTCACGATCACCTGCGGTTGCTCGCGCCGGATCACGGCCACGAGCCTGCCCACCGCCTCGTCGAGCGGTGCCCGGGCGAAGCACTCGGGATTGGCGTTGGCCGGCGAATCGGGCATGCCCGAGTCGCGGTAGCCGAGCATGACGACCTCGTCGTAGCCGATCACCGCGGCGGCGGTGCCGAGCTCGCGGCGGCGGACGGCGGGCAGCTCGGCGCGCACCTCGGGGATGTCCATGGCCGGGTTGAGGATGTCGCCCTCCTCGCCGCCCGTGCAGCACACGAGCACCGTGCGCACGCCCTCGTCGTGATAGCGCGCCACGGTGGCGGGCCCCTTCGAGGCCTCGTCGTCGGGATGGGCATGGACGGTCAGCAGGCACAGACGCGTGCGCATCGCACTCACGGTACCCGGCGGCCGTGGTGGACAGGACACGGGGCACCGCGGCAGGCGGGCCGGGGCGCCGTGAGGGGGCGCGGGGGCGGGCGCCGGCCTCCCGGCCCAGGTCCCCGGGGGTGTCGGCGCGGCGACTGGCCGATGGCCCTCCCCTATGCTCATGGGTGACGTCGGGCGACCGGCGGTGCCCACCACAAAGGGGAACGGCACGCCATGGGCGTGATCCAGCGCTTTCTGAACATCTTCCGGGCCAAGGCCAACAAGCTCCTCGACCGCGCCGAGGACCCGCGCGACACGCTCGACCTCTCCTACGAGAAGCAGATGGAGAACCTGCAGAAGATGCGCCGCAGCGTCGCCGAGGTGGCGACCGCCCGCAAGCGCATCGAGATCCAGGCCAACCAGCTCCAGCAGCAGGCGGCCAAGCTCCAGGACCAGGCCCGCCAGGCGCTCACCCAGGGCCGCGAGGACCTGGCCCGCGAGGCGCTCACCCGGCGGGCGGCCGCCGGCGAGGAGCTCGCCGAGCTCGAGACCCAGCACGCCCAGATCGCCGCCCAGGAGCAGAAGCTCGTGGACACCTCCCAGCGCCTCCAGACCCAGGTGGCGTCCTTCCGCACCCGCAAGGAGACGCTGAAGGCGAGCTACACCGCGGCCGAGGCCCAGACGAAGATCGGTGAGGCGGCGGCGGGCATCTCCTCCACGATGAACGACGCCGGGCTCGCCATGGATCGCGCCCAGGACAAGATCGCCCAGATGCAGGCACGCGCCGGCGCCATCGACGAGCTGCTGGCGTCGGGCGCGCTCACCGACCTCGGGTCGAGCACCGACGACATCCAGGCGCAGCTGGACAAGGTGGCGGCGACCTCGCAGGTCGACCGCGACCTCTCCGCCCTGAAGAGCGAGCTCGCCACGGCCCCCGCCGGCGCGCTGCCCCCGGCGGGCAAGCCGGGGGCCGACGCCACGCCGGTGACGCCGAGCCCGGGCGCCCCGTCCACCACCCCCCAACCGCTAGCACCAGAGGTGAATCCCTGATGGCGATCAACCGTCGCATCCCCGCCGACCGCGGCCTGACGATCCGGATGTTCATCACCGGACTGCTCATGGTCGTTCTCTACGCCGTCTTCGTCGGCGTCCTGTTCATCTTCATCAAGAGCGTGATCGTCATCGTCGTCATCGCCGGCGGCCTGCTGTTCTGTCAGTACTGGTTCTCGGACAAGATCGCCCTGTTCGGCATGCACGGGCGAATCGTCACCCCCGAGCAGGAGCCCGAGCTCCACGGCGTCATCGACCGCCTGTGCGCCCTCGCCGACATGAAGAAGCCCCGCGTGGCTGTGGCCGAGGTCGACATGCCCAACGCCTTCGCCACGGGCCGCAACCCCTCCAACGCGGTCGTGTGCGCCACCCGCGGCATCATGCGCCGCCTGGACGAGCCCGAGCTCGAAGCCGTGCTGGCCCACGAACTGTCGCACGTGGCGCACCGCGACGTGGCCGTCATGACCATCGCCAGCTTCCTGGGCATGGTGGCGGGGCTCATCACGCGGTTCACGCTGTACGCCGGGATGTTCGGCGGCTTCGGCGGCCGGGACAACCAGGGCGGCCAGAACGCCGCCCTGGTGGAGCTGGCCGTGATCCTCGTGTCGGCCATCATCTACGCCATCAGCTTCCTGCTCACCATGGCCCTGTCGCGCTACCGGGAGCTGGCCGCCGACCGGTCGGGGGCGATCCTGATCGGCCGCCCCTCGCTCCTGGCGTCGGCGCTGGTGAAGGTCTCCGGGGAGATGTCGCGCATCCCCACCCGCGACCTGCGCTCGGCGGAGCACTTCAACGCCTTCTTCTTCACGCCCGCGCTCGCCCAGGGCACGAGCCTGTCGACGCTGTTCTCCACCCATCCGCCCCTCCAGAAGCGCCTCGACCAGCTGGCCAAGCTCGAGGCCGAGATGAACCAGCCGTCATGACCCGCCTCGGCGGCGACGGGCCCCGCCGCTCGCCGACAGGGGCCCGCTGATGGGCCTGCTCGACACCATCTTCGGACGGACGAAGCCCGTCCGGGCCAATCTCGACGCCCTCTTCGCGCTGCCCTCGGCGGCGGTGACGTTGCAGGTGACCTCGGGGCTCGTCCCCACCGGACGGGCCGGCGTGTGCTTCAAGCCGCCCGCCGGCCAGCCCTTCGCCGAGATGCAGGCCGAGCTCGAGCAGCTGCTCTCCACGCCGGACGAGCCGGCGACGCCCGGCGCCGCCCCGACCGGAAGTGCCGGGACCGCCGTGGCGGTGCGCCACGTGGGCGACAAGTTCGGCTACCGCTGGATCGTCCTGGAGGCGAGCGCCGTGGACGACCTCGTCACCCGGGTGCACATGGTGCACTCGTCGCTGCAGGACGCGGGGTGGAGCACCCAGCTGCTGTGCTCGGTGTTCGGGTTCGTCCCCGGCCCCGACGGCGCGGGGTCGACGGGCGACACGGGTGCGCCCGACGCCGCCGCCCCCGCCGACGCCGCCATCACGCGCCCGGTGTACCTCGTGTACCTGGCCAAGCAGGGCTCGTTCTACCCGTTCGCCCCCGAAGGTGAGGACCAGCGCGACTCCGAGCTCGAGCTGCGGCTGCGCAGCGTGCTGGGCGACGACCTCCCGATCGAGGCGGACCTGTCGCGCTGGTTCCCGATCTGGGACCTGCCCATCGCCTGAGCGCCCGACCTCCTCGCACGCCCTAGCGGGCGAGGAGGTCCTTGGCGATATGGGTCACCTGGATCTCGTCGGTACCGGCGTAGATCTGGAAGACCTTGGCGTCGCGGGCCAGCTGCTCCACGCGGAACTCGGCCATGTACCCGTTGCCGCCGAACAGCTGCACCGCCTCGAGGGCCACTTCGCAGGCGGCCTGGGCCGCGTAGAGCTTCATGGCCGAGGCCTCGGCCAGCGTCAGGGACCTGCCGGCGGCCGAGAGCTCGATGTGGCGGAACACCAGGTTCTGGACATTCAGCCGGGCGACCTCCATCTTGGCCAGCTTCAGCTGGATCAGCTGGCGCTCCCCGATGGGCTTCCCCCACAGCATGCGGTTCTTGGCGTACTGCACCGAGAGCTCGAGGCACTCCTCGATGACGCCCAGGGACATGGCGGCGAGCCCCGCCCGCTCGGTGACGAAGTTGCCCTTGGCCGAGTCCCGCCCGCTGCCGGACCGCTCGTCCTCGGTCTCCCCCAGCAGGTGGTCACGGGTCACGCGGACATCGGAGAGGAACAGCTCTCCGGTGGGAGAGGAATGCAGGCCCATCTTGCGGAACGGCTCCGACTGATCGAGGCCCGTCATCCCCCTGTCGAGCACGAAGGTGAGCACCTGACGGTCGCGCATCGGCGTGTCGGAGCCGTCGTCGAGCTTGGCGTAGAACACGATGGTGTCGGCGTACGGCCCGTTGGTGATGAAGGTCTTGTTCCCGTTGAGGACGTACTCGTCGCCGTCGCGGCGGGCGGTGGACTTCATGCCGCCGAGCGCGTCGGACCCCGAGTCCGGCTCGGTGATGGCCCAGGCGCCCACCTTCTCCCCCGTGAGCAGGTCGAGCCCCCACCGCTCCATCTGGGCCGGCGTGCCCTGCTTCATGATGGTCCCGCCGGCCAGCCCGACGCTCACGCCCATCGCCGTGACGATGCCCGGGCAGTAGTGGCTGAGCTCGATGATCGGGATGAGGGTCATGGCCGCCGCGCCGGCGTCCCCCTGGCGCTCGGCGCGCTCCTCGGGACCTGCCCCGGACGCCTTGCGCTCGAGCTGCTTCTTGAACCGTTCCCGGGCCAGCTGGTCCATGCCGAACGTGGCGTACAGCTTGCGGATGATGTCGTACGGCGGGAGGTCCCCGTGCTCGAGTGCCTCGATGTTGGGGACCACCTCCGCCTCGATGAAGCGGCGGACGGCGTCCCGGACCATCAGCTGCTCCGCAGACCATTCGAACACCGATGCGCCTCCTGTGGTCACCCCGACGTCACGCGATTCGAGTGGTCCGACCTTATCCGAGCCGGTTCGCGCCGGCCCGTCCCGCATCTGCAGCAGCGGGGCGCCGGGGGGCGGGGCGGCGGCGGGGCGGCGGGCACGCCGTGCCGGCCGCCGGAACGGTCAGCGTCGCCGGCCGATGACCGCCAGGTGAGCCCCGGCCACGCACTCCGCAGGGACGATCTCGACCGCGAACTGCTCGAGGCACGCGTCGAACTCGTCGGCGGAGATGAACTCCTCGACCAACTCCTGGCGTGCTGCACGAAACCGCTCCAGCAGGAACGTCCGGTTGAGGTCGCCGGGCTGCGACGGCCCGTAACCGGCCTCGGGTATCAAGAGCACGCTCAGCACGTCGAACCCGGCCTCGTCGAGCCGAGCCGGCAACGTCCGAGCCACGGTCCGTCCACCACCGCGACGCTCCTGCATGGCGGTCAGGGTCTCGGTCAGGCGCATGTAGGCGGCGGACGGCTCGGGATAGGTCACCGAGAGACCGTCGTCGACGTCGACGAGGCAGACCAATCCGCCAGGCCTCACGACGCGGGCGAGCTCGGATGCGGCGGATGCGTGGCTCTGGAGGTGTTGGAAGACGAAGCGGGC
This Acidimicrobiales bacterium DNA region includes the following protein-coding sequences:
- a CDS encoding acyl-CoA dehydrogenase family protein; the protein is MFEWSAEQLMVRDAVRRFIEAEVVPNIEALEHGDLPPYDIIRKLYATFGMDQLARERFKKQLERKASGAGPEERAERQGDAGAAAMTLIPIIELSHYCPGIVTAMGVSVGLAGGTIMKQGTPAQMERWGLDLLTGEKVGAWAITEPDSGSDALGGMKSTARRDGDEYVLNGNKTFITNGPYADTIVFYAKLDDGSDTPMRDRQVLTFVLDRGMTGLDQSEPFRKMGLHSSPTGELFLSDVRVTRDHLLGETEDERSGSGRDSAKGNFVTERAGLAAMSLGVIEECLELSVQYAKNRMLWGKPIGERQLIQLKLAKMEVARLNVQNLVFRHIELSAAGRSLTLAEASAMKLYAAQAACEVALEAVQLFGGNGYMAEFRVEQLARDAKVFQIYAGTDEIQVTHIAKDLLAR
- a CDS encoding methyltransferase domain-containing protein; its protein translation is MLALLGVLPGWRTLDVGTGFGPVPMELAVAARVDAVGIDVDESVLQIAEAVRAEAAGRDAFIPGSRVTFTQGDVFDIQHPDASFDLATARFVFQHLQSHASAASELARVVRPGGLVCLVDVDDGLSVTYPEPSAAYMRLTETLTAMQERRGGGRTVARTLPARLDEAGFDVLSVLLIPEAGYGPSQPGDLNRTFLLERFRAARQELVEEFISADEFDACLEQFAVEIVPAECVAGAHLAVIGRRR